One window from the genome of Populus alba chromosome 15, ASM523922v2, whole genome shotgun sequence encodes:
- the LOC118057416 gene encoding LOW QUALITY PROTEIN: cytochrome P450 736A117-like (The sequence of the model RefSeq protein was modified relative to this genomic sequence to represent the inferred CDS: inserted 1 base in 1 codon) produces MISSVYPEFVKMLEVHSIILHPYSLACLLFIFVTRWFFFNSARNKNLPPSPLKIPVVGNLLQLGSYPHRSLQSLAKRHGPLMLLHLGNAPTLVVSSADGAREILRTHDVIFSNRPDSSIARRLLYDYKDLSLAPYGEYWRQMRSICVVQLLSSKRVKLFQSIREEETALLVQNVELFSSRSLQVDLSELFSELTNDVVCRVSFGKKYREGDSGRKFKKLLEEFGAVLGVFNVRDFIPWLGWINHLTGLNARVEWVFKELDRFLDEVIEESKANRVCVNEDKMNFVDVLLEIQNNSTDGASXSIKAIILDMFAAGTDTTQTALEWTMTELLKHPEVVKKAQDEIRRITGSKKSVTQDDAEKTLYLKAVIKESLRLHPPIPLLVPRESTKDVKAQGYDIRAKTRVIINAWAIGRDPSSWEKPEEFRPERFLESAVDFKGNDFQFIPFGAGRRGCPGTTFASSLIEITLASLLHKFNWALPGGAKPQDLDITEAPGLTIHRKFPLVVIATPHSF; encoded by the exons ATGATCTCATCTGTCTATCCAGAATTTGTGAAAATGTTGGAGGTTCATTCAATTATATTGCATCCATACTCTCTTGCCtgccttctttttatttttgttaccaGATGGTTCTTCTTCAATTCTGCAAGGAACAAAAACTTACCTCCTTCACCATTAAAGATTCCTGTTGTGGGCAATCTCCTTCAGCTAGGCTCGTACCCACATCGCTCTCTGCAATCTTTGGCTAAACGCCATGGTCCACTCATGCTCTTGCACCTTGGCAACGCTCCTACACTCGTAGTCTCGTCTGCTGACGGAGCTCGTGAGATCTTGAGAACTCATGATGTCATATTTTCAAATAGGCCTGATTCAAGCATTGCAAGAAGACTTTTGTATGACTACAAGGACCTGTCCTTGGCCCCTTATGGCGAGTATTGGAGGCAAATGAGAAGCATATGTGTCGTGCAGCTACTTAGCTCTAAAAGGGTGAAGTTATTCCAATCCATAAGAGAAGAGGAAACAGCTTTGCTAGTCCAAAACGTCGAGCTATTTTCTTCAAGATCATTACAAGTTGATCTAAGTGAACTATTCTCTGAATTAACAAATGATGTGGTGTGTAGGGTTAGTTTTGGCAAGAAGTACAGAGAGGGGGATAGTGGGAGAAAATTTAAGAAACTATTGGAAGAGTTTGGTGCGGTGTTGGGCGTTTTCAATGTTCGAGATTTCATTCCCTGGCTTGGTTGGATAAATCATCTGACAGGTTTGAATGCTAGAGTGGAATGGGTTTTTAAAGAACTTGATCGCTTTCTTGATGAAGTTATTGAAGAATCTAAGGCAAACAGGGTATGTGTGAATGAGGATAAAATGAACTTTGTGGATGTTCTGCTTGAAATCCAAAACAATAGCACAGATGGTGCTT ATAGCATAAAAGCCATCATTTTG GATATGTTTGCCGCAGGAACTGATACAACACAGACCGCCTTGGAATGGACGATGACGGAGTTGCTAAAACACCCCGAAGTTGTGAAGAAAGCACAGGATGAGATTAGAAGGATCACCGGAAGCAAAAAAAGCGTAACCCAGGATGACGCAGAGAAAACGCTATACTTGAAAGCAGTTATCAAGGAATCTCTTCGTTTACACCCACCAATTCCCTTGCTTGTTCCGCGAGAGTCAACCAAGGATGTCAAGGCACAGGGCTATGATATTCGAGCCAAAACCAGAGTAATCATCAATGCTTGGGCGATTGGGAGAGACCCTTCATCGTGGGAAAAGCCAGAGGAATTTAGACCAGAAAGGTTCTTGGAGAGCGCTGTAGATTTCAAGGGAAATGACTTCCAATTCATTCCTTTTGGAGCTGGAAGAAGAGGCTGCCCAGGAACAACATTTGCTTCTTCTCTGATTGAGATTACGTTGGCTAGTCTTTTGCACAAGTTCAATTGGGCATTGCCTGGTGGAGCAAAACCTCAAGACTTGGATATAACAGAGGCTCCAGGGCTAACCATCCATAGGAAATTCCCACTTGTTGTTATTGCAACTCCTCACTCTTTCTAG
- the LOC118057414 gene encoding cytochrome P450 71AP13, which produces MAFLQWLKESSNPTLLFVTISLVVALKFLMKGKLKNRKLNLPPSPAKLPIIGNLHQLGNMPHISLRGLAKKYGPIIFLQLGEIPTVVISSERLAKEVLKTHDLVLSSRPQLFSAKHLFYGCTDIAFAPYGAYWRNIRKICILELLSAKRVQWYSFVREEEVARLIHRIAESYPGTTNLSKMIGLYANDVLCRVALGRDFSGGGEYDRHGFQKMLDDYQALLGGFSLGDYFPSMEFVHSLTGMKSKLQHTVRRFDQFFDKVITEHQNSEGRQEEKKDLVDVLLDIQKDGSSEMPLTMDNIKAVILDMFAAGTDTTFITLDWTMTELIMNPKVMEKAQAEVRSVVGDRIVVQESDLPRLHYLKAVIKEIFRLHPAVPVLVPRESLEDVIIDGYNIPAKTRIYVNVWGMGRDPELWENPETFEPERFMGSSIDFKGQDFELIPFGAGRRSCPAITFGVATVEIALAQLLHSFDWELPPGIKAQDIDNTEAFGISMHRTVPLHVIAKPHFN; this is translated from the exons ATGGCTTTTCTACAATGGCTGAAAGAAAGCTCCAATCCGACCTTGCTCTTTGTAACTATTTCTCTAGTAGTAGCGCTCAAGTTTCTCATGAAGGGGAAACTGAAAAACAGAAAGCTTAATCTCCCACCAAGCCCTGCGAAGTTGCCAATCATTGGCAACCTTCACCAGCTTGGTAACATGCCTCACATATCTCTCCGAGGGCTTGCCAAGAAGTATGGTCCAATCATATTTTTACAACTTGGGGAGATCCCAACTGTAGTGATTTCATCGGAGCGATTGGCAAAAGAAGTTCTGAAAACCCATGATCTTGTACTCTCTAGCCGTCCTCAGCTCTTCTCAGCCAAACACTTGTTCTATGGTTGCACTGATATTGCTTTTGCTCCATATGGTGCTTACTGGAGGAATATAAGGAAAATTTGCATACTTGAGCTTCTTAGTGCCAAGCGTGTCCAATGGTACAGCTTTGttagagaagaagaagttgCTCGCTTGATTCATCGGATTGCAGAATCTTATCCTGGCACGACCAACCTTAGCAAGATGATTGGACTATATGCCAATGATGTTCTTTGTCGGGTTGCTTTGGGAAGGGATTTCTCTGGAGGAGGAGAGTATGATCGGCACGGGTTCCAGAAGATGCTTGATGATTATCAAGCATTGCTTGGAGGATTCAGCCTTGGAGACTATTTTCCTTCAATGGAGTTTGTGCACAGTCTAACTGGAATGAAATCGAAACTCCAGCACACCGTCAGACGGTTTGATCAGTTCTTCGATAAGGTAATAACCGAGCACCAAAATTCTGAGGGTAGACAAGAGGAGAAGAAGGACCTTGTTGACGTTCTACTTGATATTCAAAAGGATGGATCTTCTGAAATGCCTCTCACCATGGATAACATTAAAGCTGTCATCTTG GACATGTTTGCTGCAGGAACTGATACAACCTTCATAACCCTTGATTGGACAATGACAGAGCTTATCATGAATCCTAAAGTCATGGAGAAAGCACAAGCTGAAGTGCGAAGTGTTGTCGGAGACAGAATAGTTGTGCAAGAGAGTGATCTGCCCCGACTGCACTACTTGAAAGCTGTTATCAAAGAGATCTTTCGATTACATCCTGCGGTTCCAGTTTTAGTTCCAAGAGAATCTTTAGAAGATGTTATCATTGATGGGTACAACATTCCAGCTAAAACACGGATTTATGTCAATGTCTGGGGAATGGGGAGGGATCCAGAACTGTGGGAAAATCCTGAAACATTTGAACCAGAAAGATTTATGGGCAGCAGTATAGACTTCAAGGGGCAAGATTTTGAGCTAATACCATTTGGAGCTGGTAGAAGAAGCTGCCCAGCAATCACGTTTGGAGTAGCAACTGTCGAAATTGCTTTAGCTCAACTCCTCCACAGCTTTGATTGGGAGCTTCCTCCTGGTATCAAAGCTCAGGATATAGATAATACAGAAGCTTTCGGCATCTCAATGCACAGGACAGTTCCCCTACATGTCATTGCCAAACCACACTTCAACTAA
- the LOC118057415 gene encoding rhodanese-like domain-containing protein 11, chloroplastic isoform X3, producing MDSLELPSLNAHKISHFNLPKEQSTRLLSKVHHFNSSMQPPSLKLSPTYRAQRSQRSVIQMQAGDEDFELKQMRDMAAAKKRWDALIREGKVKILTPREAGYAIQLSNKPLLDVRPSVERKKAWVKASTWIPIFEADDNFDAGTVARKVTNFVMGGWWSGMPTLSYDKEFLSKVEEKFPKDADLIVACQRGLRILLVKVLSLLSLLELVGFLNSWAGQISKGLLLPKKVGVIDYCSLLVWLESFSLRMPCLLVLSNPSDNID from the exons ATGGATTCTCTTGAACTTCCCTCTCTCAATGCTCACAAAATCTCACATTTTAACTTGCCAAAAGAACAAAGCACAAGATTGTTATCAAAAGTGCATCACTTCAACTCTTCAATGCAACCACCCTCTTTGAAACTCAGTCCAACTTATAGAGCTCAACGTTCA CAAAGGAGTGTGATACAAATGCAAGCTGGTGATGAAGACTTTGAATTGAAGCAAATGAGAGACATGGCTGCTGCTAAGAAAAGATGGGATGCTCTG ATTAGGGAAGGAAAAGTAAAGATTCTTACACCAAGGGAAGCTGGGTATGCAATTCAACTGTCTAACAAACCTCTGCTTGATGTTCGTCCCTCTGTGGAACGGAAAAAG GCATGGGTTAAAGCCTCAACTTGGATTCCAATCTTTGAAGCTGATGATAATTTTGATGCTGGAACTGTTGCAAGAAAGGTCACAAATTTTGTGATGG GAGGTTGGTGGAGTGGTATGCCTACATTGTCTTATGACAA GGAATTCCTATCAAAGGTTGAGGAGAAGTTCCCAAAAGATGCAGACCTTATAGTTGCATGCCAGAGAGGATTGAG GATTTTATTGGTGAAGGTCCTCAGCCTCTTAAGTTTGCTGGAATTGGTGGGGTTTCTGAATTCCTGGG CTGGACAGATCAGCAAAGGGCTGCTGCTGCCAAAGAAGGTTGGGGTTATCGATTATTGTTCTCTGCTCGTCTG GTTGGAATCTTTCTCGTTGCGGATGCCTTGTTTATTGGTGCTCAGCAA TCCCAGTGACAACATAGACTGA
- the LOC118057415 gene encoding rhodanese-like domain-containing protein 11, chloroplastic isoform X2, translating to MDSLELPSLNAHKISHFNLPKEQSTRLLSKVHHFNSSMQPPSLKLSPTYRAQRSQRSVIQMQAGDEDFELKQMRDMAAAKKRWDALIREGKVKILTPREAGYAIQLSNKPLLDVRPSVERKKAWVKASTWIPIFEADDNFDAGTVARKVTNFVMGGWWSGMPTLSYDKEFLSKVEEKFPKDADLIVACQRGLRSLAACDLLNNAGYRNLFWVQGGLEAAEEEDFIGEGPQPLKFAGIGGVSEFLGWTDQQRAAAAKEGWGYRLLFSARLVGIFLVADALFIGAQQSQ from the exons ATGGATTCTCTTGAACTTCCCTCTCTCAATGCTCACAAAATCTCACATTTTAACTTGCCAAAAGAACAAAGCACAAGATTGTTATCAAAAGTGCATCACTTCAACTCTTCAATGCAACCACCCTCTTTGAAACTCAGTCCAACTTATAGAGCTCAACGTTCA CAAAGGAGTGTGATACAAATGCAAGCTGGTGATGAAGACTTTGAATTGAAGCAAATGAGAGACATGGCTGCTGCTAAGAAAAGATGGGATGCTCTG ATTAGGGAAGGAAAAGTAAAGATTCTTACACCAAGGGAAGCTGGGTATGCAATTCAACTGTCTAACAAACCTCTGCTTGATGTTCGTCCCTCTGTGGAACGGAAAAAG GCATGGGTTAAAGCCTCAACTTGGATTCCAATCTTTGAAGCTGATGATAATTTTGATGCTGGAACTGTTGCAAGAAAGGTCACAAATTTTGTGATGG GAGGTTGGTGGAGTGGTATGCCTACATTGTCTTATGACAA GGAATTCCTATCAAAGGTTGAGGAGAAGTTCCCAAAAGATGCAGACCTTATAGTTGCATGCCAGAGAGGATTGAG ATCTCTAGCTGCTTGTGATCTGCTAAACAATGCTGGGTATAGAAACCTTTTTTGGGTCCAAGGGGGTCTTGAGGCTGCTGAAGAAGAG GATTTTATTGGTGAAGGTCCTCAGCCTCTTAAGTTTGCTGGAATTGGTGGGGTTTCTGAATTCCTGGG CTGGACAGATCAGCAAAGGGCTGCTGCTGCCAAAGAAGGTTGGGGTTATCGATTATTGTTCTCTGCTCGTCTG GTTGGAATCTTTCTCGTTGCGGATGCCTTGTTTATTGGTGCTCAGCAA TCCCAGTGA
- the LOC118057415 gene encoding rhodanese-like domain-containing protein 11, chloroplastic isoform X1 has product MDSLELPSLNAHKISHFNLPKEQSTRLLSKVHHFNSSMQPPSLKLSPTYRAQRSQRSVIQMQAGDEDFELKQMRDMAAAKKRWDALIREGKVKILTPREAGYAIQLSNKPLLDVRPSVERKKAWVKASTWIPIFEADDNFDAGTVARKVTNFVMGGWWSGMPTLSYDKEFLSKVEEKFPKDADLIVACQRGLRSLAACDLLNNAGYRNLFWVQGGLEAAEEEDFIGEGPQPLKFAGIGGVSEFLGWTDQQRAAAAKEGWGYRLLFSARLVGIFLVADALFIGAQQVGRYIQDLRSH; this is encoded by the exons ATGGATTCTCTTGAACTTCCCTCTCTCAATGCTCACAAAATCTCACATTTTAACTTGCCAAAAGAACAAAGCACAAGATTGTTATCAAAAGTGCATCACTTCAACTCTTCAATGCAACCACCCTCTTTGAAACTCAGTCCAACTTATAGAGCTCAACGTTCA CAAAGGAGTGTGATACAAATGCAAGCTGGTGATGAAGACTTTGAATTGAAGCAAATGAGAGACATGGCTGCTGCTAAGAAAAGATGGGATGCTCTG ATTAGGGAAGGAAAAGTAAAGATTCTTACACCAAGGGAAGCTGGGTATGCAATTCAACTGTCTAACAAACCTCTGCTTGATGTTCGTCCCTCTGTGGAACGGAAAAAG GCATGGGTTAAAGCCTCAACTTGGATTCCAATCTTTGAAGCTGATGATAATTTTGATGCTGGAACTGTTGCAAGAAAGGTCACAAATTTTGTGATGG GAGGTTGGTGGAGTGGTATGCCTACATTGTCTTATGACAA GGAATTCCTATCAAAGGTTGAGGAGAAGTTCCCAAAAGATGCAGACCTTATAGTTGCATGCCAGAGAGGATTGAG ATCTCTAGCTGCTTGTGATCTGCTAAACAATGCTGGGTATAGAAACCTTTTTTGGGTCCAAGGGGGTCTTGAGGCTGCTGAAGAAGAG GATTTTATTGGTGAAGGTCCTCAGCCTCTTAAGTTTGCTGGAATTGGTGGGGTTTCTGAATTCCTGGG CTGGACAGATCAGCAAAGGGCTGCTGCTGCCAAAGAAGGTTGGGGTTATCGATTATTGTTCTCTGCTCGTCTG GTTGGAATCTTTCTCGTTGCGGATGCCTTGTTTATTGGTGCTCAGCAAGTAGGTCGCTATATTCAGGATCTAAGATCACATTGA
- the LOC118057415 gene encoding rhodanese-like domain-containing protein 11, chloroplastic isoform X4, with the protein MQAGDEDFELKQMRDMAAAKKRWDALIREGKVKILTPREAGYAIQLSNKPLLDVRPSVERKKAWVKASTWIPIFEADDNFDAGTVARKVTNFVMGGWWSGMPTLSYDKEFLSKVEEKFPKDADLIVACQRGLRSLAACDLLNNAGYRNLFWVQGGLEAAEEEDFIGEGPQPLKFAGIGGVSEFLGWTDQQRAAAAKEGWGYRLLFSARLVGIFLVADALFIGAQQVGRYIQDLRSH; encoded by the exons ATGCAAGCTGGTGATGAAGACTTTGAATTGAAGCAAATGAGAGACATGGCTGCTGCTAAGAAAAGATGGGATGCTCTG ATTAGGGAAGGAAAAGTAAAGATTCTTACACCAAGGGAAGCTGGGTATGCAATTCAACTGTCTAACAAACCTCTGCTTGATGTTCGTCCCTCTGTGGAACGGAAAAAG GCATGGGTTAAAGCCTCAACTTGGATTCCAATCTTTGAAGCTGATGATAATTTTGATGCTGGAACTGTTGCAAGAAAGGTCACAAATTTTGTGATGG GAGGTTGGTGGAGTGGTATGCCTACATTGTCTTATGACAA GGAATTCCTATCAAAGGTTGAGGAGAAGTTCCCAAAAGATGCAGACCTTATAGTTGCATGCCAGAGAGGATTGAG ATCTCTAGCTGCTTGTGATCTGCTAAACAATGCTGGGTATAGAAACCTTTTTTGGGTCCAAGGGGGTCTTGAGGCTGCTGAAGAAGAG GATTTTATTGGTGAAGGTCCTCAGCCTCTTAAGTTTGCTGGAATTGGTGGGGTTTCTGAATTCCTGGG CTGGACAGATCAGCAAAGGGCTGCTGCTGCCAAAGAAGGTTGGGGTTATCGATTATTGTTCTCTGCTCGTCTG GTTGGAATCTTTCTCGTTGCGGATGCCTTGTTTATTGGTGCTCAGCAAGTAGGTCGCTATATTCAGGATCTAAGATCACATTGA
- the LOC118057412 gene encoding E3 ubiquitin-protein ligase RGLG2, translating into MGGILSTRTRSRYPSSSHSWSHNSYPQSPYAQPSQEHTAYQHYAPPPQSYGDRAPTSRRLERKYSRIDDNYNSLEQVTDALVRAGLESSNLIVGIDFTKSNEWTGARSFNRRSLHHIGDEQNPYEQAISIIGKTLSSFDEDNLIPCFGFGDASTHDQEVFSFFPDERFCNGFAEVLTRYRELAPQLRLAGPTSFAPIIEMAITIVEQSGGQYHVLLIIADGQVTRSVDTEHGQLSPQEKGTVEAIVKASEYPLSIILVGVGDGPWDMMKEFDDNIPARAFDNFQFVNFTKIMSKNMDRSRKEAEFSLSALMEIPSQYKATLELNILGASRGKGIDRVPLPPPQYGAGADSFRKGIDGVPLPPSQYGAGADSFRNPEPARSSSTHPSAPSSDRHDGTAFPGSSASDNHLCPICLTDPKDMTFSCGHQTCCDCGQDLQLCPICRSTIHTRIRLY; encoded by the exons ATGGGAGGGATACTCTCCACACGTACAAGATCACGCTATCCTTCTAGTTCACATTCATGGAGTCATAACAGCTATCCCCAGTCACCATATGCTCAACCAAGCCAAGAACATACGGCATACCAGCACTATGCACCTCCACCTCAGAGCTATGGTGATCGAGCACCAACTTCTAGGAGATTGGAGAGAAAGTATTCAAGGATAGATGATAATTATAATAGCCTGGAGCAG GTTACTGATGCCCTGGTACGTGCTGGCTTGGAGTCTTCAAATCTTATTGTCGGTATTGATTTCACAAAAAGCAATGAGTGGACAG GTGCAAGGTCATTCAACAGGAGAAGCCTGCATCACATTGGAGATGAGCAAAATCCCTATGAGCAAGCAATATctatcattggaaaaacattaTCTTCCTTTGATGAGGATAACTTAATTCCCTGTTTTGGATTTGGAGATG CATCAACGCATGATCAAGaagttttcagtttttttccgGATGAGAGGTTTTGTAATGGATTTGCAGAAGTTTTGACACGATATAGAGAATTGGCCCCCCAGCTACGACTTGCAG gACCAACATCTTTTGCCCCTATCATTGAAATGGCTATTACAATAGTTGAGCAAAGTGGCGGCCAGTACCATGTTTTACTTATAATAGCTGATGGGCAG GTGACAAGAAGTGTTGACACTGAGCATGGCCAACTAAGCCCGCAGGAAAAGGGAACTGTTGAAGCAATTGTGAAAGCTAG CGAGTACCCCCTGTCCATTATATTAGTTGGGGTTGGAGATGGACCATGGGACATGATGAAGGAATTTGATGATAACATCCCTGCCCGGGCATTTGACAATTTCCAG TTTgtgaattttacaaaaataatgtcAAAGAACATGGACCGATCCAGAAAAGAAGCAGAGTTTTCTCTTTCTGCTTTGATGGAAATACCTTCTCAGTATAAAGCAACACTAGAGCTTAATATTTTGGG TGCTTCTAGAGGGAAGGGCATCGACAGGGTTCCTCTTCCCCCTCCCCAGTATGGTGCTGGTGCAGATTCATTCAGGAAGGGCATTGATGGGGTTCCTCTCCCCCCTTCCCAGTATGGTGCTGGTGCAGATTCATTCAGAAACCCAGAACCTGCTCGTTCAAGCAGCACTCATCCAAGCGCGCCTTCTTCTGACAGACATGATGGCACAGCATTTCCTGGAAGTTCTGCTTCTGATAATCAT CTTTGTCCCATTTGCCTCACCGACCCTAAGGATATGACCTTTAGTTGTGGACATCAG ACATGCTGTGACTGTGGTCAAGATCTCCAGTTATGCCCCATCTGTCGAAGCACCATCCACACCAGAATAAGGCTCTACTAA